Genomic segment of Alistipes sp. ZOR0009:
GCACGTTAAACCACGACACCGCATAGTCGTTATCGTGATCGTGGCCCACAAAAGCCCCCATCACATCTCCCTGCTCCTTAAAGGCGGTAAAAAGACCGCTGTTGAGCTCTGGCGAGCAAACCTTCTCCTTACGAATACCGTACAAGGCGGCATTTTGATCGATGGCAGCCTGCAAAAATTCGGGTGTAGGAATATGGAAGAAGGCCAAAGCAGGTAGCGGCTTGCCGTTATTCTTTTTGGTAAGCTCCTTGCTGGCATCAACGTACCACATTACCTGATCGAGGCGGATGTGGTCGTAACCATTTACCCCTTGAGCCTTAAACTGAGAGCTTTGGTGGCTATCAAAGCAGTAAAGCGCAGCTGCAGGTTTTCCCTTGTCGGAAGATTTAACCGTTAGTACGCAGTTACCATCGCCAGTAATCCCCTTTGCCGAGGTAGTTACGCAGTTTGGAAAGGACTGGGCAATTTTTAGCAGCTCGGAGTTGGGAATTCCCTGCTCTCTGTCGTGATTTCCGAAGGCTACACCAAAAGGAATATTGAAGTTAGCCACAAACTGCATCACCTTACGAAAGTTTTCGGCGGCAGGTGCGCTATAAATGATATCGCCCGTAAGCATAATAAAGTCCGGCTTTTCGGTAGTAACCACACTGCTGATACATTCGAAGGCTACGGCCGAACGAGGATCTTCCCAGCGGATATGCAAGTCGGTTAGCTGTACAATTTTAAACTTTCTATCTCCATTAAACTTAAGCTCAACGTTTTGAGCAAATAGAATAGACGATATGGCCGTTAGCAACAGGCATAAGGTGATCTTTCTCTTCATGGTTGTTTTTTTGAGGTTGATTTGTTGTATTCGGACGGCAAATCTATACGCTAAGCGCCGACATAAAAAGCTAAAACCGCCACGCG
This window contains:
- a CDS encoding metallophosphoesterase family protein produces the protein MKRKITLCLLLTAISSILFAQNVELKFNGDRKFKIVQLTDLHIRWEDPRSAVAFECISSVVTTEKPDFIMLTGDIIYSAPAAENFRKVMQFVANFNIPFGVAFGNHDREQGIPNSELLKIAQSFPNCVTTSAKGITGDGNCVLTVKSSDKGKPAAALYCFDSHQSSQFKAQGVNGYDHIRLDQVMWYVDASKELTKKNNGKPLPALAFFHIPTPEFLQAAIDQNAALYGIRKEKVCSPELNSGLFTAFKEQGDVMGAFVGHDHDNDYAVSWFNVLLAYGRFSGGPTEYTHIPNGARVIELTEGERTIHTWIRQRDGKVEQETFFPKDYTK